The following coding sequences are from one Aethina tumida isolate Nest 87 chromosome 2, icAetTumi1.1, whole genome shotgun sequence window:
- the LOC109604629 gene encoding uncharacterized protein LOC109604629 isoform X1, whose amino-acid sequence MYFSMHMWGEPCSVAHGRRSLEKAAKRIRKILPWIPSEEVIIQFMSNLPECRPTERNILTIQHFISQHDKESVHEGDWLYEAFELRKLFPDMDEMIFYRSLSELGNIPNRLEIVVRQIINQPRPKDNAKRASTDISPQKNKIIKVNNNQWPNLEINNEYLPGIPRKRPAPCTVTREADLDVQFQPNNGDVTSTGMHNVQYIQQPETDTHNTVMELLQLHPNNLPDDLEVNQVYALFDGYGTPEGMNQENLPGGSGDSSKTNDIQKEGAAWQYNNLLSFENIALNAAIDNNPPPTAMNEVPTTSQGLPSMVDAVNNLATSANNQAFLQVPGSQAGATHAFKDMPILEEDTSKMNKSSCMNETIDEVSKTNPIPLVASQGAIKKILDLPSTSGLTYKKKVKPSTSKHPLGLDLPLTSRGNRVEGPLGVLPSTSLPGTSRRKQYTRPVPFEEDHSAFWLPRKANGGKQNGQEAADHPRIVVRNMDDINGLPDIIEQENDADLDLYDVLTTISGRSRKVVKAFCYQKGLRPRGLPANIDNVVGQLLEFQYNGPETDDNFVELDLDASDEDTVIDVNPPQRRKDMVDKAVPSDNEKEATASGPSNAPITVVDNQESLTLGIKMMEMFPDACPNYLRSLCENRTLQDLNDIVTMVFNTNDQYPRRPVRPPSPEREVDPVEQFEILKGILPDADPTYLQMQCERYRNDREGLKQFIENAVENKGYPTLKEYNRRLQLSAQQRQYTTEFDVKAFVQLFPDPFKTFATKGRPLPEYTVDETHYITMFMRNLFDKLAVRDIATVMNAKRRRPYEVYKALTTMMKNGHTLKSRRRTCRLPDDFQNIPLLQELAFLQHKDEIKKYIQEMKAKEQEERRNAKEAGLMRTCNCCYDEEVMPKDYYECPKGCGFCRECVLKSCEIAFGDGKIDFPCLADCGADFTLHTLQECLPPKMFSKIAQKKTLAEVKAAGIEELESCPFCDFATIPYEADKIFRCLNPDCMKESCRLCKEASHVPLKCEEVEKDEEVRARTYIENKMTEALLRKCHKCGASFFKEEGCNKMTCSCGAMMCYICGKPVKDYTHFNGIGGDRMHLCPLYSDTNKLNEQNVLRGAENAKKELGTTNLKTDPSADVRQHYEDRSKNLPREGFMDLLNGDNAELRELFRRNAVHRNDRRRAPVFAGFQIQVAANGADILNVGRRNPQLRMDRLDRLDMLQHLREQLNLARGRQHHH is encoded by the exons ATGTATTTCAGCATGCACATGTGGGGTGAGCCGTGCTCCGTGGCTCACGGGAGACGT TCCCTGGAAAAGGCCGCAAAACGAATCAGAAAGATCCTGCCCTGGATTCCGTCCGAAGAGGTGATAATCCAGTTCATGTCGAACCTACCGGAATGCCGACCCACCGAGCGCAACATCCTTACTATCCAGCACTTCATCAGCCAGCATGACAAGGAGAGTGTGCATGAGGGGGACTGGCTCTATGAGGCCTTCGAGTTGCGCAAGCTGTTCCCTGACATGGACGAAATGATATTCTACAGGAGCTTGTCTGAGCTGGGCAACATACCGAACAGGTTGGAGATCGTCGTCAGACAGATAATCAACCAGCCGAGGCCGAAGGACAACGCAAAGCGGGCCTCCACCGACATCTCACCTCAGAAGAACAAAATCATTAAGGTCAACAACAACCAGTGGCCCAACCTCGAG ATTAATAACGAGTATTTGCCCGGCATTCCAAGGAAGCGCCCAGCACCTTGCACTGTGACCAGGGAGGCGGACTTGGACGTCCAGTTTCAACCCAACAACGGGGACGTCACCTCCACAGGCATGCAC AATGTACAATACATTCAACAACCTGAAACCGACACTCACAACACTGTAATGGAGCTCCTCCAACTCCACCCAAACAATCTACCAGACGACTTGGAAGTTAATCAAGtt tatgcCTTATTCGATGGATATGGCACCCCTGAGGGGATGAACCAGGAGAACCTGCCTGGTGGAA gtgGCGATTCTTCGAAAACCAATGACATACAAA aagaagGTGCTGCTTGGCAATACAATAATCTACtttcttttgaaaatattg caCTCAACGCTGCAATAGACAATAACCCTCCCCCTACAG ccaTGAACGAGGTGCCCACCACATCACAGGGCCTCCCCTCGATGGTAGACGCAG TAAACAATCTTGCAACGTCTGCAAACAATCAGGCTTTTTTACAAGTACCAG GGAGCCAAGCTGGGGCCACTCACGCTTTCAAGGATATGCCTATATTGGAGGAAGAcacaa GTAAAATGAATAAGTCTTCATGCATGAACGAAACAATTGACGAAGTATCAAAAACAAATCCAATACCCTTAGTCGCTTCTCAAGGGGCTATTAAAAAGATTCTAG ATTTGCCCTCCACATCGGGTTTGACGTACAAAAAGAAGGTGAAGCCATCCACATCAAAGCATCCTTTGGGTCTGG atTTGCCTTTAACCTCAAGAGGTAATAGGGTTGAAGGACCTTTGGGGGTGTTACCTTCAACGTCTCTACCAGGGACATCCAGGAGGAAGCAATATACTCGTCCag TACCCTTTGAAGAGGATCATTCAG cgTTCTGGCTTCCAAGAAAAGCAAACGGTGGGAAACAAAATGGACAAGAAG CGGCGGATCATCCAAGAATTGTCGTAAGAAACATGGACGACATCAACGGATTGCCCGACATAATAGAGCAAG AAAACGACGCGGACTTGGATCTGTACGACGTCCTGACCACCATCTCGGGCCGCAGCAGGAAGGTGGTGAAGGCGTTCTGCTACCAAAAGGGGCTGCGCCCACGAGGTCTGCCGGCCAACATCGACAACGTGGTCGGCCAGCTGCTGGAGTTCCAATACAATGGCCCAGAGACCGACGACAACTTTGTAGAACTTGATCTGGACGCCTCAGATGAAG ACACAGTAATCGATGTCAATCC ACCACAAAGACGGAAGGACATGGTGGACAAGGCGGTGCCGTCCGATAACGAAAAGGAAGCCACTGCCTCCGGCCCGTCCAACGCCCCCATCACCGTCGTCGACAACCAGGAGTCGCTGACCTTAGGCATCAAAATGATGGAGATGTTCCCGGACGCCTGTCCTAACTATCTGCGTTCGTTGTGCGAGAACCGCACCCTCCAGGACTTGAACGACATCGTGACGATGGTGTTCAACACCAACGACCAGTACCCACGCCGTCCGGTCCGTCCACCTAGTCCGGAACGGGAGGTCGATCCGGTCGAACAGTTCGAGATACTTAAGGGGATATTGCCGGACGCGGATCCCACCTACCTGCAGATGCAGTGCGAGCGCTACCGCAACGACCGCGAGGGGCTCAAGCAGTTCATCGAGAATGCTGTGGAGAACAAGGGTTATCCCACTTTGAAGGAGTACAACAG GAGGCTGCAATTGTCCGCCCAACAGAGGCAGTACACCACCGAGTTCGACGTCAAGGCCTTCGTCCAACTGTTCCCCGACCCGTTCAAGACATTCGCCACCAAGGGGCGCCCTCTGCCCGAGTACACGGTGGACGAGACCCACTACATTACCATGTTCATGCGCAACTTATTCGACAAGCTGGCCGTCCGTGACATCGCCACAGTGATGAACGCCAAACGTCGCCGTCCCTACGAAGTGTACAAGGCCCTCACTACCATGATGAAGAACGGCCACACGCTGAAGTCGAGGAGGCGCACCTGCCGCCTGCCGGACGACTTCCAAAACATACCGCTGCTACAGGAGCTGGCGTTCCTCCAGCACAAGGACGAAATTAAGAAGTACATACAGGAGATGAAGGCCAAGGAGCAGGAGGAGCGGCGCAACGCCAAGGAGGCGGGCCTGATGCGCACCTGCAATTGCTGCTACGACGAGGAGGTGATGCCCAAGGACTACTACGAGTGTCCTAAGGGCTGCGGCTTTTGCCGCGAGTGCGTGCTGAAGAGTTGCGAGATCGCCTTCGGCGACGGCAAGATCGACTTCCCCTGTCTGGCCGATTGCGGTGCCGATTTCACCCTGCACACCCTTCAG GAGTGTTTGCCGCCGAAGATGTTCTCCAAGATAGCCCAGAAGAAGACCTTGGCTGAAGTCAAGGCTGCGGGCATCGAGGAGTTGGAGAGCTGCCCGTTCTGCGACTTCGCCACCATACCGTACGAGGCGGACAAGATATTCCGGTGCCTGAATCCGGACTGCATGAAGGAGTCGTGCCGTCTGTGCAAGGAGGCCAGCCACGTGCCGCTCAAGTGCGAGGAGGTCGAGAAGGACGAGGAGGTGAGGGCGCGCACCTACATCGAGAACAAAATGACCGAGGCGCTGCTGCGCAAGTGCCACAAGTGCGGCGCCTCCTTCTTCAAGGAGGAGGGGTGCAACAAGATGACGTGCTCCTGTGGCGCCATGATGTGCTACATCTGCGGCAAGCCGGTCAAGGATTACACGCACTTCAACGGGATAGGCGGCGACAGGATGCATCTGTGCCCGCTTTACAGTGACACCAACAAGCTGAACGAGCAGAACGTGCTGCGGGGCGCCGAGAACGCCAAGAAGGAGCTGGGCACCACTAATCTCAAGACTGATCCAAGCGCCGACGTTCGTCAGCACTACGAGGATAGGTCCAAGAATTTGCCCAGGGAGGGCTTCATGGATTTGCTAAAC GGTGACAATGCCGAACTACGTGAGCTATTTAGACGCAACGCCGTCCACCGCAATGATAGAAGACGCGCTCCTGTCTTTGCAGGTTTCCAAATT CAGGTAGCCGCCAACGGGGCTGATATACTCAACGTGGGTAGACGTAACCCTCAACTACGGATGGATCGTCTTGATCGTCTCGATATGCTGCAGCACTTGCGTGAGCAACTAAACCTTGCTAGGGGCAGGCAGCACCaccattaa
- the LOC109604629 gene encoding uncharacterized protein LOC109604629 isoform X13 has product MYFSMHMWGEPCSVAHGRRSLEKAAKRIRKILPWIPSEEVIIQFMSNLPECRPTERNILTIQHFISQHDKESVHEGDWLYEAFELRKLFPDMDEMIFYRSLSELGNIPNRLEIVVRQIINQPRPKDNAKRASTDISPQKNKIIKVNNNQWPNLEINNEYLPGIPRKRPAPCTVTREADLDVQFQPNNGDVTSTGMHYALFDGYGTPEGMNQENLPGGSGDSSKTNDIQTLNAAIDNNPPPTAMNEVPTTSQGLPSMVDAVNNLATSANNQAFLQVPGSQAGATHAFKDMPILEEDTSKMNKSSCMNETIDEVSKTNPIPLVASQGAIKKILDLPSTSGLTYKKKVKPSTSKHPLGLDLPLTSRGNRVEGPLGVLPSTSLPGTSRRKQYTRPVPFEEDHSAFWLPRKANGGKQNGQEAADHPRIVVRNMDDINGLPDIIEQENDADLDLYDVLTTISGRSRKVVKAFCYQKGLRPRGLPANIDNVVGQLLEFQYNGPETDDNFVELDLDASDEDTVIDVNPPQRRKDMVDKAVPSDNEKEATASGPSNAPITVVDNQESLTLGIKMMEMFPDACPNYLRSLCENRTLQDLNDIVTMVFNTNDQYPRRPVRPPSPEREVDPVEQFEILKGILPDADPTYLQMQCERYRNDREGLKQFIENAVENKGYPTLKEYNRRLQLSAQQRQYTTEFDVKAFVQLFPDPFKTFATKGRPLPEYTVDETHYITMFMRNLFDKLAVRDIATVMNAKRRRPYEVYKALTTMMKNGHTLKSRRRTCRLPDDFQNIPLLQELAFLQHKDEIKKYIQEMKAKEQEERRNAKEAGLMRTCNCCYDEEVMPKDYYECPKGCGFCRECVLKSCEIAFGDGKIDFPCLADCGADFTLHTLQECLPPKMFSKIAQKKTLAEVKAAGIEELESCPFCDFATIPYEADKIFRCLNPDCMKESCRLCKEASHVPLKCEEVEKDEEVRARTYIENKMTEALLRKCHKCGASFFKEEGCNKMTCSCGAMMCYICGKPVKDYTHFNGIGGDRMHLCPLYSDTNKLNEQNVLRGAENAKKELGTTNLKTDPSADVRQHYEDRSKNLPREGFMDLLNGDNAELRELFRRNAVHRNDRRRAPVFAGFQIQVAANGADILNVGRRNPQLRMDRLDRLDMLQHLREQLNLARGRQHHH; this is encoded by the exons ATGTATTTCAGCATGCACATGTGGGGTGAGCCGTGCTCCGTGGCTCACGGGAGACGT TCCCTGGAAAAGGCCGCAAAACGAATCAGAAAGATCCTGCCCTGGATTCCGTCCGAAGAGGTGATAATCCAGTTCATGTCGAACCTACCGGAATGCCGACCCACCGAGCGCAACATCCTTACTATCCAGCACTTCATCAGCCAGCATGACAAGGAGAGTGTGCATGAGGGGGACTGGCTCTATGAGGCCTTCGAGTTGCGCAAGCTGTTCCCTGACATGGACGAAATGATATTCTACAGGAGCTTGTCTGAGCTGGGCAACATACCGAACAGGTTGGAGATCGTCGTCAGACAGATAATCAACCAGCCGAGGCCGAAGGACAACGCAAAGCGGGCCTCCACCGACATCTCACCTCAGAAGAACAAAATCATTAAGGTCAACAACAACCAGTGGCCCAACCTCGAG ATTAATAACGAGTATTTGCCCGGCATTCCAAGGAAGCGCCCAGCACCTTGCACTGTGACCAGGGAGGCGGACTTGGACGTCCAGTTTCAACCCAACAACGGGGACGTCACCTCCACAGGCATGCAC tatgcCTTATTCGATGGATATGGCACCCCTGAGGGGATGAACCAGGAGAACCTGCCTGGTGGAA gtgGCGATTCTTCGAAAACCAATGACATACAAA caCTCAACGCTGCAATAGACAATAACCCTCCCCCTACAG ccaTGAACGAGGTGCCCACCACATCACAGGGCCTCCCCTCGATGGTAGACGCAG TAAACAATCTTGCAACGTCTGCAAACAATCAGGCTTTTTTACAAGTACCAG GGAGCCAAGCTGGGGCCACTCACGCTTTCAAGGATATGCCTATATTGGAGGAAGAcacaa GTAAAATGAATAAGTCTTCATGCATGAACGAAACAATTGACGAAGTATCAAAAACAAATCCAATACCCTTAGTCGCTTCTCAAGGGGCTATTAAAAAGATTCTAG ATTTGCCCTCCACATCGGGTTTGACGTACAAAAAGAAGGTGAAGCCATCCACATCAAAGCATCCTTTGGGTCTGG atTTGCCTTTAACCTCAAGAGGTAATAGGGTTGAAGGACCTTTGGGGGTGTTACCTTCAACGTCTCTACCAGGGACATCCAGGAGGAAGCAATATACTCGTCCag TACCCTTTGAAGAGGATCATTCAG cgTTCTGGCTTCCAAGAAAAGCAAACGGTGGGAAACAAAATGGACAAGAAG CGGCGGATCATCCAAGAATTGTCGTAAGAAACATGGACGACATCAACGGATTGCCCGACATAATAGAGCAAG AAAACGACGCGGACTTGGATCTGTACGACGTCCTGACCACCATCTCGGGCCGCAGCAGGAAGGTGGTGAAGGCGTTCTGCTACCAAAAGGGGCTGCGCCCACGAGGTCTGCCGGCCAACATCGACAACGTGGTCGGCCAGCTGCTGGAGTTCCAATACAATGGCCCAGAGACCGACGACAACTTTGTAGAACTTGATCTGGACGCCTCAGATGAAG ACACAGTAATCGATGTCAATCC ACCACAAAGACGGAAGGACATGGTGGACAAGGCGGTGCCGTCCGATAACGAAAAGGAAGCCACTGCCTCCGGCCCGTCCAACGCCCCCATCACCGTCGTCGACAACCAGGAGTCGCTGACCTTAGGCATCAAAATGATGGAGATGTTCCCGGACGCCTGTCCTAACTATCTGCGTTCGTTGTGCGAGAACCGCACCCTCCAGGACTTGAACGACATCGTGACGATGGTGTTCAACACCAACGACCAGTACCCACGCCGTCCGGTCCGTCCACCTAGTCCGGAACGGGAGGTCGATCCGGTCGAACAGTTCGAGATACTTAAGGGGATATTGCCGGACGCGGATCCCACCTACCTGCAGATGCAGTGCGAGCGCTACCGCAACGACCGCGAGGGGCTCAAGCAGTTCATCGAGAATGCTGTGGAGAACAAGGGTTATCCCACTTTGAAGGAGTACAACAG GAGGCTGCAATTGTCCGCCCAACAGAGGCAGTACACCACCGAGTTCGACGTCAAGGCCTTCGTCCAACTGTTCCCCGACCCGTTCAAGACATTCGCCACCAAGGGGCGCCCTCTGCCCGAGTACACGGTGGACGAGACCCACTACATTACCATGTTCATGCGCAACTTATTCGACAAGCTGGCCGTCCGTGACATCGCCACAGTGATGAACGCCAAACGTCGCCGTCCCTACGAAGTGTACAAGGCCCTCACTACCATGATGAAGAACGGCCACACGCTGAAGTCGAGGAGGCGCACCTGCCGCCTGCCGGACGACTTCCAAAACATACCGCTGCTACAGGAGCTGGCGTTCCTCCAGCACAAGGACGAAATTAAGAAGTACATACAGGAGATGAAGGCCAAGGAGCAGGAGGAGCGGCGCAACGCCAAGGAGGCGGGCCTGATGCGCACCTGCAATTGCTGCTACGACGAGGAGGTGATGCCCAAGGACTACTACGAGTGTCCTAAGGGCTGCGGCTTTTGCCGCGAGTGCGTGCTGAAGAGTTGCGAGATCGCCTTCGGCGACGGCAAGATCGACTTCCCCTGTCTGGCCGATTGCGGTGCCGATTTCACCCTGCACACCCTTCAG GAGTGTTTGCCGCCGAAGATGTTCTCCAAGATAGCCCAGAAGAAGACCTTGGCTGAAGTCAAGGCTGCGGGCATCGAGGAGTTGGAGAGCTGCCCGTTCTGCGACTTCGCCACCATACCGTACGAGGCGGACAAGATATTCCGGTGCCTGAATCCGGACTGCATGAAGGAGTCGTGCCGTCTGTGCAAGGAGGCCAGCCACGTGCCGCTCAAGTGCGAGGAGGTCGAGAAGGACGAGGAGGTGAGGGCGCGCACCTACATCGAGAACAAAATGACCGAGGCGCTGCTGCGCAAGTGCCACAAGTGCGGCGCCTCCTTCTTCAAGGAGGAGGGGTGCAACAAGATGACGTGCTCCTGTGGCGCCATGATGTGCTACATCTGCGGCAAGCCGGTCAAGGATTACACGCACTTCAACGGGATAGGCGGCGACAGGATGCATCTGTGCCCGCTTTACAGTGACACCAACAAGCTGAACGAGCAGAACGTGCTGCGGGGCGCCGAGAACGCCAAGAAGGAGCTGGGCACCACTAATCTCAAGACTGATCCAAGCGCCGACGTTCGTCAGCACTACGAGGATAGGTCCAAGAATTTGCCCAGGGAGGGCTTCATGGATTTGCTAAAC GGTGACAATGCCGAACTACGTGAGCTATTTAGACGCAACGCCGTCCACCGCAATGATAGAAGACGCGCTCCTGTCTTTGCAGGTTTCCAAATT CAGGTAGCCGCCAACGGGGCTGATATACTCAACGTGGGTAGACGTAACCCTCAACTACGGATGGATCGTCTTGATCGTCTCGATATGCTGCAGCACTTGCGTGAGCAACTAAACCTTGCTAGGGGCAGGCAGCACCaccattaa
- the LOC109604629 gene encoding uncharacterized protein LOC109604629 isoform X11, whose protein sequence is MYFSMHMWGEPCSVAHGRRSLEKAAKRIRKILPWIPSEEVIIQFMSNLPECRPTERNILTIQHFISQHDKESVHEGDWLYEAFELRKLFPDMDEMIFYRSLSELGNIPNRLEIVVRQIINQPRPKDNAKRASTDISPQKNKIIKVNNNQWPNLEINNEYLPGIPRKRPAPCTVTREADLDVQFQPNNGDVTSTGMHYALFDGYGTPEGMNQENLPGGSGDSSKTNDIQKEGAAWQYNNLLSFENIALNAAIDNNPPPTAMNEVPTTSQGLPSMVDAVNNLATSANNQAFLQVPGSQAGATHAFKDMPILEEDTSKMNKSSCMNETIDEVSKTNPIPLVASQGAIKKILDLPSTSGLTYKKKVKPSTSKHPLGLDLPLTSRGNRVEGPLGVLPSTSLPGTSRRKQYTRPVPFEEDHSAFWLPRKANGGKQNGQEAADHPRIVVRNMDDINGLPDIIEQENDADLDLYDVLTTISGRSRKVVKAFCYQKGLRPRGLPANIDNVVGQLLEFQYNGPETDDNFVELDLDASDEDTVIDVNPPQRRKDMVDKAVPSDNEKEATASGPSNAPITVVDNQESLTLGIKMMEMFPDACPNYLRSLCENRTLQDLNDIVTMVFNTNDQYPRRPVRPPSPEREVDPVEQFEILKGILPDADPTYLQMQCERYRNDREGLKQFIENAVENKGYPTLKEYNRRLQLSAQQRQYTTEFDVKAFVQLFPDPFKTFATKGRPLPEYTVDETHYITMFMRNLFDKLAVRDIATVMNAKRRRPYEVYKALTTMMKNGHTLKSRRRTCRLPDDFQNIPLLQELAFLQHKDEIKKYIQEMKAKEQEERRNAKEAGLMRTCNCCYDEEVMPKDYYECPKGCGFCRECVLKSCEIAFGDGKIDFPCLADCGADFTLHTLQECLPPKMFSKIAQKKTLAEVKAAGIEELESCPFCDFATIPYEADKIFRCLNPDCMKESCRLCKEASHVPLKCEEVEKDEEVRARTYIENKMTEALLRKCHKCGASFFKEEGCNKMTCSCGAMMCYICGKPVKDYTHFNGIGGDRMHLCPLYSDTNKLNEQNVLRGAENAKKELGTTNLKTDPSADVRQHYEDRSKNLPREGFMDLLNGDNAELRELFRRNAVHRNDRRRAPVFAGFQIQVAANGADILNVGRRNPQLRMDRLDRLDMLQHLREQLNLARGRQHHH, encoded by the exons ATGTATTTCAGCATGCACATGTGGGGTGAGCCGTGCTCCGTGGCTCACGGGAGACGT TCCCTGGAAAAGGCCGCAAAACGAATCAGAAAGATCCTGCCCTGGATTCCGTCCGAAGAGGTGATAATCCAGTTCATGTCGAACCTACCGGAATGCCGACCCACCGAGCGCAACATCCTTACTATCCAGCACTTCATCAGCCAGCATGACAAGGAGAGTGTGCATGAGGGGGACTGGCTCTATGAGGCCTTCGAGTTGCGCAAGCTGTTCCCTGACATGGACGAAATGATATTCTACAGGAGCTTGTCTGAGCTGGGCAACATACCGAACAGGTTGGAGATCGTCGTCAGACAGATAATCAACCAGCCGAGGCCGAAGGACAACGCAAAGCGGGCCTCCACCGACATCTCACCTCAGAAGAACAAAATCATTAAGGTCAACAACAACCAGTGGCCCAACCTCGAG ATTAATAACGAGTATTTGCCCGGCATTCCAAGGAAGCGCCCAGCACCTTGCACTGTGACCAGGGAGGCGGACTTGGACGTCCAGTTTCAACCCAACAACGGGGACGTCACCTCCACAGGCATGCAC tatgcCTTATTCGATGGATATGGCACCCCTGAGGGGATGAACCAGGAGAACCTGCCTGGTGGAA gtgGCGATTCTTCGAAAACCAATGACATACAAA aagaagGTGCTGCTTGGCAATACAATAATCTACtttcttttgaaaatattg caCTCAACGCTGCAATAGACAATAACCCTCCCCCTACAG ccaTGAACGAGGTGCCCACCACATCACAGGGCCTCCCCTCGATGGTAGACGCAG TAAACAATCTTGCAACGTCTGCAAACAATCAGGCTTTTTTACAAGTACCAG GGAGCCAAGCTGGGGCCACTCACGCTTTCAAGGATATGCCTATATTGGAGGAAGAcacaa GTAAAATGAATAAGTCTTCATGCATGAACGAAACAATTGACGAAGTATCAAAAACAAATCCAATACCCTTAGTCGCTTCTCAAGGGGCTATTAAAAAGATTCTAG ATTTGCCCTCCACATCGGGTTTGACGTACAAAAAGAAGGTGAAGCCATCCACATCAAAGCATCCTTTGGGTCTGG atTTGCCTTTAACCTCAAGAGGTAATAGGGTTGAAGGACCTTTGGGGGTGTTACCTTCAACGTCTCTACCAGGGACATCCAGGAGGAAGCAATATACTCGTCCag TACCCTTTGAAGAGGATCATTCAG cgTTCTGGCTTCCAAGAAAAGCAAACGGTGGGAAACAAAATGGACAAGAAG CGGCGGATCATCCAAGAATTGTCGTAAGAAACATGGACGACATCAACGGATTGCCCGACATAATAGAGCAAG AAAACGACGCGGACTTGGATCTGTACGACGTCCTGACCACCATCTCGGGCCGCAGCAGGAAGGTGGTGAAGGCGTTCTGCTACCAAAAGGGGCTGCGCCCACGAGGTCTGCCGGCCAACATCGACAACGTGGTCGGCCAGCTGCTGGAGTTCCAATACAATGGCCCAGAGACCGACGACAACTTTGTAGAACTTGATCTGGACGCCTCAGATGAAG ACACAGTAATCGATGTCAATCC ACCACAAAGACGGAAGGACATGGTGGACAAGGCGGTGCCGTCCGATAACGAAAAGGAAGCCACTGCCTCCGGCCCGTCCAACGCCCCCATCACCGTCGTCGACAACCAGGAGTCGCTGACCTTAGGCATCAAAATGATGGAGATGTTCCCGGACGCCTGTCCTAACTATCTGCGTTCGTTGTGCGAGAACCGCACCCTCCAGGACTTGAACGACATCGTGACGATGGTGTTCAACACCAACGACCAGTACCCACGCCGTCCGGTCCGTCCACCTAGTCCGGAACGGGAGGTCGATCCGGTCGAACAGTTCGAGATACTTAAGGGGATATTGCCGGACGCGGATCCCACCTACCTGCAGATGCAGTGCGAGCGCTACCGCAACGACCGCGAGGGGCTCAAGCAGTTCATCGAGAATGCTGTGGAGAACAAGGGTTATCCCACTTTGAAGGAGTACAACAG GAGGCTGCAATTGTCCGCCCAACAGAGGCAGTACACCACCGAGTTCGACGTCAAGGCCTTCGTCCAACTGTTCCCCGACCCGTTCAAGACATTCGCCACCAAGGGGCGCCCTCTGCCCGAGTACACGGTGGACGAGACCCACTACATTACCATGTTCATGCGCAACTTATTCGACAAGCTGGCCGTCCGTGACATCGCCACAGTGATGAACGCCAAACGTCGCCGTCCCTACGAAGTGTACAAGGCCCTCACTACCATGATGAAGAACGGCCACACGCTGAAGTCGAGGAGGCGCACCTGCCGCCTGCCGGACGACTTCCAAAACATACCGCTGCTACAGGAGCTGGCGTTCCTCCAGCACAAGGACGAAATTAAGAAGTACATACAGGAGATGAAGGCCAAGGAGCAGGAGGAGCGGCGCAACGCCAAGGAGGCGGGCCTGATGCGCACCTGCAATTGCTGCTACGACGAGGAGGTGATGCCCAAGGACTACTACGAGTGTCCTAAGGGCTGCGGCTTTTGCCGCGAGTGCGTGCTGAAGAGTTGCGAGATCGCCTTCGGCGACGGCAAGATCGACTTCCCCTGTCTGGCCGATTGCGGTGCCGATTTCACCCTGCACACCCTTCAG GAGTGTTTGCCGCCGAAGATGTTCTCCAAGATAGCCCAGAAGAAGACCTTGGCTGAAGTCAAGGCTGCGGGCATCGAGGAGTTGGAGAGCTGCCCGTTCTGCGACTTCGCCACCATACCGTACGAGGCGGACAAGATATTCCGGTGCCTGAATCCGGACTGCATGAAGGAGTCGTGCCGTCTGTGCAAGGAGGCCAGCCACGTGCCGCTCAAGTGCGAGGAGGTCGAGAAGGACGAGGAGGTGAGGGCGCGCACCTACATCGAGAACAAAATGACCGAGGCGCTGCTGCGCAAGTGCCACAAGTGCGGCGCCTCCTTCTTCAAGGAGGAGGGGTGCAACAAGATGACGTGCTCCTGTGGCGCCATGATGTGCTACATCTGCGGCAAGCCGGTCAAGGATTACACGCACTTCAACGGGATAGGCGGCGACAGGATGCATCTGTGCCCGCTTTACAGTGACACCAACAAGCTGAACGAGCAGAACGTGCTGCGGGGCGCCGAGAACGCCAAGAAGGAGCTGGGCACCACTAATCTCAAGACTGATCCAAGCGCCGACGTTCGTCAGCACTACGAGGATAGGTCCAAGAATTTGCCCAGGGAGGGCTTCATGGATTTGCTAAAC GGTGACAATGCCGAACTACGTGAGCTATTTAGACGCAACGCCGTCCACCGCAATGATAGAAGACGCGCTCCTGTCTTTGCAGGTTTCCAAATT CAGGTAGCCGCCAACGGGGCTGATATACTCAACGTGGGTAGACGTAACCCTCAACTACGGATGGATCGTCTTGATCGTCTCGATATGCTGCAGCACTTGCGTGAGCAACTAAACCTTGCTAGGGGCAGGCAGCACCaccattaa